CATTCAAAATCTCAAATAACGGATCCATAGCTGAGCTTCAACCAGAATAGTCACTGTtcaccacagaggaaacagctgtGTTCATGCTATTAGTGGTGTCTCTATGATGAGGCCTCCTCCACATCTGCTGACCTCAAGCTCAAAGAGATTAAATATGACCCAGGCTTATTAGGGTGTTTAATTATCATAATGTTCTCATTATGTTGCTACCGCCAGTgaggcattattattatttcattatttatgtttgtttaacCTTGTGCGTTAGCTGGGCATAAATTCTTATTTGCAGTGACAGTCGAGCCAGCGGCAGGCCTGAGATCGAGTCACAGAGAGGACAAAATGGAGACACTCTGGCTCATGATGGAATCCACACCACGTACAGTAGAGCGTACAGTGAAGGAAGCAGGTAACTATCAAAGCACATGATGTTgtagagacagaaaaggcaTGTTAGAAAGGCAGCAGGTGCAGGAACCAGAAAGTGTTTTGACTAGCCTATTTTTAAAGGATATGGCTGGGATGAAAAGATCAATTTTAGGGATTTTGGAACTCATTGCAGTCGCTGGCAGCCGCACAGTGGAGTGGGTTACAGCCAAAGGAGGTGCGAGCTtcggggaggaggagaggaagagggggaaattgctggagctggtggagatgTGGACTGGTGAGCTCAGATAAAGCGGAGTCTTGCCAGGGATGGATTTGCAGATGAGTTGGTCTGATGAATGAGCGAGCACAGCGCTGATAGACTTGCAGGACTGCCCATAACTCGTTAATATTTATGACAGCGGCAGCTGACCAAAGTGGTTTTATTATAATGTGTGCAGGCCAAGTTGAGCGCTCAGAGGCCCTCCTCGCATGCACCACTAGATCCTTTTGGTTTAATATATTCCCTCCAAACCAGCAGGTTTTCCACAATTATGTGAAATACATACCATAAAATAGGAATAAACTTGGTAGCAATGAGTATAGTAATGACTGTAAACACTTGATATCAGAGATTAAGAGAAATGAAGTTTAAAAGTgatgtaaaactaaaacatgaataaaacaagcagCTACATCAAAGCATGAAAAAGGAGTAATTCACTAACTTTCACTACGTTATACAGGGAAATACAAATATACCCAAATTAGGTCAAACAAAAGTACTAAACAGTTGAGTTTTTTCACAATATGCCAGTATTATAATACCCAAGTACTATATCCATGacactttaatttgaaattaaCCTACATTAAAAAGATTGCAGACCTTCACTATGCAAAATACTGGCAACATTCATCTTATTCCTCCCGTCAGATGTATTTGACTTGCAACACTTTTGTGCCTGACTTTACCAAAATGTAGCTTTGGTCCAAGTGCAGAATTTGAACGTGGACTGGAAAAGATGACCACATTAGTCCACGTCCTGACCTTGTTGCATTTGCTCCAATTTCAAGGTACTCCACCTGACATAACATTACATGGGCTTGCACCATCTGAAGCCTGTCTGGACCCACAATGCAATAGCCCCCCGACTATTCGGAGAATGAACAAAAAAATCGTTCTTTCTGCTACAGAACAGCCTTTGGTATTTGGAACAGTTTTCCAGCTCTTGCAAAGGTTTGAATGCAGTACAAACCTATTACCACGACATATCCTTGTACTGTTAAtcccattttctcttctttactGCAAAGAAATGATTGTTCACATACTGAGtgataattgatttttttttttctttgtgataCTTGGCTCTGATTCAACTTTACTTCAcatatattactatattaaaGCCTTAAAAACCTTTCAATTTTTCTCACTTATAGTTCAACTTGGACTCAAACATTTTATGCTCCTTTATGCTAAAATCCACCATATTTCAAAAAAGACATTAGTAGAgcttgaaaatatattttcttttgcgATACAATCTTGTCGCCcaacagtgaaagaaaatgaaggtcTAAAGGAGATATGAGGTTATTGTTCCATATAAACAATTGATCAAACTAAACCAATAAAGCTCCAGAGGGGTGGATGGTTTGGTTTCAATTTAATCGCTCTGAAAGCAGCTCTGTGCTGtgggaggcacacacacacacacacacacatttatgacgtatacacatgcatacattcacaTACCCACGCAAAATATATGGGCCCATGCATGGCCGTACAGTAtgagctgagctgaactgaTATGAAGACTTTCACACGCACAAATCCAaccatacacacatgtatgctgCCCTACAATGGCACTCCCACgtgcacatttcacacacatacatatatacacagtgtcTTCGCCAGCCAGATGTGAGAAGGATTAGCAAAGTTGGCAGTCAGCACAGAGCTCCTTACCCACTGGAGCTAATTCACTTTACTAcgctacctctctctctctttctcaccgTCGAtctttgtctccatcttcaCCTCAtgatctctctgtctgtctctgtttctatcCTCCTTTCCCTCATATCTATCTTCACCCCCATATCCCTTCTTTCTCACCCccttgctctcctcctcccctctgttgCTTTCGGTTCCAGCTGGAGCGCTTGATTCGCTTTGTCAGGCAGGAGAAGTTGTCTTGGAAAGCGCTCCGTGCCTCTGGTGGTAACAGCCCTGTGCTGATAAAGGTGTAGCGTAGAAAGAAAATTGACAAAAGCAGCGCCAATGTGACTCAAATATTCAAATCTTTTTTGAGTTATTTGACCTGTGTAGGAAGGTCAGAGGTTTAGATTTACCCTGGTAAATCTAAATGGTGCTGGTGTGTGACCCTGGAGCTGGCAGCcttttgtttaaacacacactaagGTCACAGCAGAAAGTGGAAAAGCAAAATTCATCTCCACGTCTATTTAAAATATTTGGTCCTAGGAGCTTGTTATTGTACTCACAGGGCTCGAtggtgaactactgtagctggtgaACTAGCCACCAACACACTAGCCATCCAGGAAGCGTTGATTAACACcagtcagtcacaatagctccCCAAGCcttctttgtattttctcttACTGTGACATTTACTCCCCCCTGGCATTTTGTTCTTGGGATTGTACATCATTTCGTTCAACAAAGAGCTCTTGAAaaggatggagaaaaaaagctctTATGCATGTTAATAGCTTGCTAATTGTCAGTCAGCTCGCAGTTGTCCTCGTCACAAACATAGCTTCGTACCATGGACTCCTGTCTCATAAATGTCTGCAAACCATGCTTCTTTTGTGCAGCAGTTTTATACTCTGACTGAGgagggtgaaaaaaaagtaGAGGGTGCAACCTATAGTACCTTCCTCAGGCGGCAATGTCAAGGCGGCTTGcttaataggaatatccaacattggAACACtttgtatatgacagaaaataaggaaaagcgtAATAGGCCCtctttaaatgctggtgtgagcGGGCCTTAAAGTAGGATACATGCTTGCCTTGACAGGGGTTCAAACCTGGGTCACCCAGTTGAAGGACAGCCACTTTTATCGCCATATGTCACACAGTGGATGCTTTTATCCAGAGCAGCTCACAGTGTGGTGAGTGCATACATGTTGTGCATAATTGGCTCCCGTGGGATTGACTGAAACAACCTTCCAACCTGACCCCAGATGACATGGCACAACCCAACCCACGCTACATCAGAGCCAATAAGGTCTACAAACACTGTACCTGTGTAAGTATCGGATGATTTCATAGGTTAGGTGGCAAAGCGTAAGGGCCTATTGTACAACACTGCACACCAATTTTTCAAAGAGGACCTCCCTGCAAAGTGATCATCCTCTCTGGAAAATCAAACACTAAAAAGTGCACCTGTTAACCCCTATTACTGTAATTCACTAAACCAAAAGGTCTGGCAAAAGCCCAGCATATAAATAGTATCATTTATCATTGAAAGGTACAGCTCCTGGTATATTGAATACAATTTTGGGGACAACTGTAGCAATGATGGACAACAAGATATTAGATGTGCTTTATGATAAATGATTTGGCCCAGAGGTCGCCATGCTATCAGCACAGTGggaacattgtttttttttttttgtgtggcttCCAGAAAAActgttgatgttgtgtgtgtttttgcttgtagTTTAATGCTGTTTTCAGTACAGTTATGATAAAAAGACGAAAGCAAAAGAAATAACTTGTGTGCATGGATATCGGCATATGTAAAAGTGAAAGTTCACCTTTGTCACGGCTGATCTTTCATTCAATAAGATATTAGTCTAAGATATTTTTTATTCCTATTGTATTGTGCTTAATGGTCACTGGTCTTtgtaaacaaatggaaaaatgaaaagggaaactCCTCTTTCATTGTTCCATTTATTCTAAACTTCACTTCAGGTGTGGTGTTCAtcgtttgtgttgtttgtttgtggttcaAGTAAACTATTTTTCTATCTATCTCTGTCATTATCACAGTTATGGGGAATGAGGAATGCAACAAAATTGAAATTGCATGGTCAACAACTTAAACCCCTGTGTCACCAGGGTGCCCTTATAATACTAAATGTTAACCTACACAGTCAATGTTCCAGTATTAAATTACAAAGAAGTGcacattttctgcctctgtttggTAGATGTTTGTTTATTGGGTGGACAGCAATTAGCAGGCATAGTGTGCTACTTCAGAAATCCAGTCATGCAACAATCTGAGACCAGACTGACCCTAACACTGTGACACTGTTAGAATTTGATTTGGGTGAGATTTGACCACTGGGTCACGACTGCCACACTTGCTGGtagtttcacagtttcacactgAAGAGACTCACGCTGACAATCGTCGTTTAGACTCTAGACTCTGAATGATCTTGTCTGAGTGGATCGGGCCCAGTGTCGCGTAGTGAGAGCTTACTTTACCATGAGGTTTCTCGAAAAAGACAAGAAACCTAAGTAAATCTGGCCTGAGGGCAGTGTTGGGCACTTATAAATACTTATTCCTCAATAAAGAATGTGATCACGTCACACATTACAATAATGTGCTTTCTAAAAATCTCCAGAAATGATTGAGATAAGCAACATTTCTTCTAATACATAACGTGAATCATGTCCCTTCAGTCATCCCTGTCTTCCCTCTTCACAGCCGGGTGAAAACTGATCTTAGTCTGTTTAGCAGGGGTGGAGGCATTCCCACCATGATCCACAACGTAACGACCATCCAATGTCTGAATCTGTCACCTTCTTTTAAAGGCCATtttaagttgtgtgtgtttgcatgtgtgtgtgtgtgtgtgtgagagagagagagagagagagagagaaaacgatGGATAGGTGACAGACTGACATGCTGTGTACATGCCACATCATGATATGAAACTGACCTCAGtatatctctctctgtcacacacacacacacacacacacacacacacacacacacacacatatcttgATGTCAGAAAGGAGGTGACAGGTATGTTGGCTTaaagacagctgtgtgtgtgtgtgtgtgtgtgtgtgtgtgtgtgtgtgtgtgtgtgtgtgtgtgttaaagttgAGCGAGGCTGTAACAAGAGAAGGTAGACAGTTTGTAAGACTAACCCTAACAaagaagaaagtggaaaaacaggaagaaggaaagaaggatgGAATGACGTGTGGAGACACGTTACACCTTATCATCGCCACCCAGTGTTAATATTAAGCAAAACTGACATGTTTATCATGACTTTTGACACAAAGAGCCATTTTTGGTTGTATTGAAGttattttattctaaatgtataaatattatGATACGCCTCCACCAAGTTTTTTATAACAATTGTTTTAttgatgctaaaatgctacaAATGGCACCTTAAAGTTTATACATAGTTGTATCATAATTAAGTGCTCTACATTAAGTGCTTTATATCTGCCATTATGCAATACTAATAATCTGGTCAACGGTTGATCTCTATCTTGTGCTTTTCTGACAATTCCCGCCTTTATGGGCAAACACAAAAGATTCGGTCTCACGTTTCCTGTTGTGTTCATTGTCTTTTaacatctcctccctcctctttgccATCCTGCCTCTCCTTTGCACTTGAtcagataaaactttattgagcTATAGAGATTAACAATGCAAAACCACATTGCTTTCAGTTTTCTGCTCAGACAAAATCATCCCATTTTGCAAGGTTTTAAAGTGgcgtgtgtgcatatgtgtgtttgcctgtgcgTGTTTATGTCTATCTAGTGACAAGTAAGAATCCAGCGTTCCCACATACGCCTGAATCATCCTAAATTACATCAAACCCCCCGcaggaaaaagtgaaaacttGAATTTCTCCTCTcccactttctctttctgttgacCTTCTTTAATTCAGTTCTCTTATTTTTGCCCTTTCGCAGTCTTATCTTTTTCctgctcatttttctttcctctcatttttcacattttcagtagTTATTTTTAAcagagtgaaaaatgaaaccattttAGTCTCCtctgtagttttttttcccactcttttcttttctttctcggTTTGGTTCAACCCACTACCACCATGAGTTGGAAGCACATAAACAAAAGAAGCACCAAGGCCAAAATGACTCCCACCTGCCgagatacaaacacatacacatgagggcgcacacacaaacacaagttccCTCCatacatattttaacattaacaaattCAGACATGAGATAAGACAAACTCATTCAATCTTCCCCAGCCCAAAGGAGAAGAAGATAAGTTATAATTTTTAATGCTCATTTCCCCCGAAGGCTAATTAGACAATTTTCACAACAAAGATAAAGTTCACACATTTATATCACAGAAGGCTGCATTTTTACAATAATGCTGCACCGCAAAATGTCCATCTAGACATTAAATCTtcaaaaatagaataaattatATTGTAGTTCAGCTTGTTCCACTCATGTCCATAATTATCTTGTCTTCTTCCAGCAACACCATAGACTGGAACAAAATCTGCACTCTTCGTGGTTCTATTTTGAATTACAGCACGTGTAACAAAACTCCaattaaatcacaaaaacatgaattatatttacttttacttgtcCTTCTCACAAACAAGACAGCGTgggaaattatattttaaagtttTGATGGTTTggttaatgaaaaataaataaatatcaacGTGGTGACAGTTGAATAAGAAGCTTAAAGAAACATGGAGCTGACTTATTCTGTTTTGCTGATTAAGACTCATCACTCACTTAATGTGGCACCATGTGTAATATTTCACCATGGtaacaaaatgattttattgtcCATATATCAATAGGTCATCCAGCATTCATCTTCCATATGATGAATGCTGTATGGAGGGAAAATGACAAGATTGTTCTAAAAAAGACCAAATATAGAATGCTCTGTTTGTGTTATCAGTCTTTCACTATTCAAAATGATGCActgaagttcattcttgaccttggaaattgGAAGTTTGACAATCAATCGCTCAAGTTCCACTTACAAGCTTTTTCCAGAGATTTCAACTATATCACACGGTCTTCATCAGTTGACAAGACCTttagttgggattgttttgtcttaaGTATTGAAAATGTCGGTTTTGAAACGATGAATGACCACAATATACAAAGTCTATTTAAACTGAATGGATGTGGATGATTTCCTTTATGTATTACAGTATCCATTGTTATTTAtcagtaatataaaaaaagtatttctagaataaaacatactgtacatgatttCCTGTGCACCCTGGCTTGCTTCTGCTTCTGTTGAACTGCACAATATGAAATTCATACAATTTCTTTATGGTTCAGTTCAAGTCCAATAATGAACTCTTTGAGGGTTAAtttcacacagtcagacacatgaTTGTTTTGTGCTTTGATTAAATCACTACTATATTATTAAACTTTTTCACTGTATGCAGATCATATCTAATACAATTTAAGGGTATAATCACACTGTTCCTCTTTCCTGACTTTGGTTCATGTTGAGCATTTTTCCCCTAACCAGACCCACAGTTTGTCACTTTACTCATTTaaccattttttaaattaaatcatatTATTCATTTAATGGCAGTTAATGGCAGGATTTTCTCATCTACAATCAGAGACGTTCAACACTTACGTACTGTACATAAACATATCgacaaaagcaaagcaaattcAGTCgcttgatccattgttaatataaaatgatTGATTATTGCTGATGCATGCACTGATACAGTattcaaatacagaaaatattacaAAGGAGAGCTTGCAACTGTCCTTATCTTCAAAATGACCTCCCTGACCTGTCCACGCATCTACCTTTCCATCAATCCGTCATCCACCCCTCCTACAGTCCTTCCACCAGCCTTTTCACTGAACAAATCACACCGGACACACTACAGATGACCCCGAGACTCAGTATACACACATCTATCAGCCGCTCCCTCACAGTGAGACGGCCCCACTGTAGTCTGAGGTGAAACAGGCACGGCAGTATGAGCGTCATGGCCGCCCCGGTCACGCTGCCTGTCAAACCCATCAACAGGGAGAACCTGGGGACCAGCAGGGCCAGCAGGTATGATGTCATCAGCAAGGCGCCGCGAACCAACAGGGCCGGACAAGACACACCTCGACCTCCACGTTTGGTGTACGATGAGACAACAGCATCTGTAGAAAGATTGAAGCAGAGAAGTTGAAAGCTACACAGAGCTTTTGTTTGTGACCCTGCAAGTAACTTCTGTTTATGGGTCAATCTACTCTGACTCATTGTTTTCCAGTTGCATCTATGTAGAGGTGTATGACATCATTTTAATGAGGTAGTACAAGTAGCAGTTAAGTAACATAACGTAGTGTAAGTATATTATCTATGTTACCATCAAGCATTTGCCCAGTGAAAATATTCATCATGAAAGTGAATTACATCACTTCAGGAAAAAGTTAAGTATCGTAATGACTTCGTCAGTGTTGACAGTCAATAATCATAAAAAGTTCAGCCACGGTGACAAATGTGTTGACTGTCAACACGTTAGCCAGTTTCCCTGATCACTCAGCTctcaaatggaaataaatggcTTGtgatatgtgtttgttttctgagttataggttgtatttttttttttttacttcatttgtacagtttcatttcatatgttttgcctttttgatTGGTCTTGATTTTAGGTGCGTCCCTCAATAAGTGTGACTAGTGTAGTGGCAGTACGGATTTAATATGTTGTGACctgtgtctcttttgttatttgtcaCTGTGCATGAACAGTCAAACTAGTTTCCCCCTCTGGGGATTAATACAATGATCTAATCTTATTTGAATCAAGGGGATTTGATGTTGCTCAAAGTGAGTGCCCAGTATTTAAACATCTGGGCTGAATATTTAGTTAACACAATGTTTAGTTCATCAAAACATATACTTCCTAAACAGTCGTCAAATTGCTTTATTGGACACTTATAaccatttgtttttcttgggaATCATAATtttggtagttgttggggctTAATGGTGGATGCCAGCATGTAGCATGTAAGGTGGTGATGTGTGGGCTAAATAAGCTTTTAATGGAAAGTCTTCACACTGAAACACCTGCAGAGATTCCCACCTGGAAGCGGCCCATTCTAACCACAGTTTACTACCGGTGACCTCAGGAGGAATTAAATGTCATGCTCAAGGGAAACTGGGCAGTATCACAGAGTAGAGATGTCACTGATTCACTTTCTTCAATGCTATTTTCATTGACCATCCTGGGATTTGAGCGGGCAAACCTCCAGCCACAGGCCTGCTTCTCCAAGCTTCTGCTGCTCCACAGAGCGTTTAGAAATGTGTGAAGGAAACGGCAGCTTCCTAAGGCCATGTATGATCTATATATCCGTCATTGTACCTTACACAATGTAGATCTGCAATCAGTCTTAACCATTACACCTTTGATCTATTTCATGGGTAAAAACTACTATAAATACTTTGGGCAAGGTCGGTGGTTTGAATATAAACCAGATATGTCAGTAGTGTTCACCTCCCAGCAGACAGGTTTGTAGTATTTCTGCAGCAGAGTAGAATGGCAGAGGGTAGGACAGCAGGGCTTTAGCCAGCAGACACAGGTTGACGAGAGGTCGGAGGTCAGAGGGCAGGTTGTCTGTGATGACCTCACTGGTCTCTGCCCCCCATGTCAACACGGCCTAATGGATGGAGAAAACAATCAAtgcaatcagtcaatcaatcactCCATTAGTCCGTCCCTTTGTCCATCCTTTGATTAGGCCTGCTGTTGTCAGCTAGATGTAGAGCCAAATATACATtctatttctgtcatttgttttggaTATTTGGCCATCAACAAATTATAAAATAGCACGAACGAGTAGCTGTAAAAACTGGCACAAGGTTTATTTATCACAGTGAAATTTGCAGGGTCACTAACCAGTAAAGAAAACATCGTTTTCATGATGCAGGCGGCGCCGTGAGTCCACGCCAGCATAGCATTAAACTGCCCTCTGTCCTCCATGCTGCCCTctagaggagggaggaagatcTGCGAGGTGTAGGAGAAGATGATGACGCCCACAGAGACGAGGAAGTCCTCCGGgtccacagacagagacagagaggaccaGGACCAGCTGCTGGCTCGACTCAGACAGTACAGCATGACCAACAGGCTGACAGAGGGTcagagacaaagggagagaaaatgagaaacgaTAATGCTCTATTACTggaataaaatatcaaaaaggaATGTCATTATAAtcctttcatttattcattcgttcaacatttatttgtacAGGCCGGTCCAATAAGAGTTGTTTACTCTGAGGTACACAGGGTAATAATAGCTGAAGGCCTACTTAAAGACAGACGAGGAAAACGAAGGAAGACATAAATACATTGCagacaataaaatataacaactaAAAGCAGAAATTAATAAAGGTACATTAATGAAATACTTCATTGTCTTTGTCAAACCATGGAACAATTGGAATAATTCaatttactgtatgttcacCTATTATCCACTTGGAAACACCCATAAATAACCAAAATACTGCTTCAAATCCATAAATTGAGTCTCAATTCAAAATAATATGAGGCAAATGACTAATGTAAACACATCCTACTGACAtagtgttttgatattttttttacaaaactcaATCAAATGTGTTTACCATGTACCACTGTGTATGCAACAAATTATTTGGTGATTTAACCTCTGCTCCTGAAGCTGATTCCCAATTAACCCAAGCAGCAGCAAGAGAAATATGGCTGGATAAAGAAGGTCCAGatcaaatatttttctctttgctgtctTTCATTGTCAAGGAATAAATGTAGACGTAATGTGTATTTGCACATGACTTAATAGCCAAAGAAAAGCTCTGAGAGATCAGAGGGGATCCAGCAGTTGGAGAACTTCAAGACCCAGCTCAAGACCCAGACACCTGGCAGgagaaataaagcaaacaacCAGTAACAGCGGTGTGTAGCAGGTGGGAGCCGACAGCATTACCAGCAGCAAAATGATCACAAGAGCGAGAATGAGAGGAGATTATAAAGACCGCCTTGTTGTCTTGAGTTAATACGATTGGTGGAGTTTCTCAGCTGGTTACTGATCAGCTGGTAACTGATCAGCTGGCGGCGAACACAAgttattttcttctctgtcaGAACAAACGTGATGCTGCTTCAATCACCTGATCAGTATGTGAGCCAGGGAgcacagcaggctgagggtggagactggtctgagatcagtcagcagcaggcagggcagcaggaacagcagagacaccagagaACACACTGATCTAGGAACAGCCATCGCTGATAGACTGTCAGACAACAGACTGGTGGAGACGACTAGATACAGAGTACAGGTCATCAACAGTTCGATCACctggaggaaaaagaaacagggTGAAAATAGAGATGTTTACTTTATGAGTTTACTGTATGAAAACCATGAAACAAagagaatttattttttatctgcaTTATACATGTACATCTTGAATAACATGATGTAATGAGTAATCTAGACACGTTAAGTTGTCCTGTTTAAGGTCTCAACATAATCCAAAGAAATGATGTAATTTCACTGGTTTCCAATGAAATTCAGTTTGAATGAAGATTCTTTCTGAATCAAAAACCTGAGCCACAATATTTTAAGTCATAAGAAACAAGTTTCAGGACTCCATTTATAGATGTGTGCAGACTGATTTGCAGAataaagaatgtgtgtgttggtttacacttttctgtgtgttaCCTGGGCTACATTAACCATCCACCCCCCCAGTCCAGGCCAGTTAGGCCACAGTCCTTTGCAGCAGGCCTCCACTATGTCCTGGTAGCTGTGTCGGACTCGGGCCTTTGACACAGAGCCAGGCCCCCcactgaaagacacaaacaccTTATTACTGTGATGAACTATAGCATTGTGAATACATCTTCTGTGTTGAAGCTTATGTTCCGGTGTTATAAGTGAATTTACAGCTAGCAATGTATATCTAAAGTCAAACTCAACTGAACTAAAACTGAATCAGAATGTAATTTGGCTTTTTAACCGCACACATTAATGAGGCAATAGTCATTTCTTTTAGCTGTGCCAGTGGTGTATTTCTGAGGCTCACTCCTGCCGAATGAACAGAATaacgtttgtgtgtttggactCTAATCTAAACTCTCCACTCTGTGTTCATTCCACAGTTGGGTTTAGGTTCCCTCGAGGAGTCTGAATAGAATAGAAGGAATAAATATGAGAACGACTCTGTTGTCAGAAATGATAGTCGCCACAGAGAAGAGAGCACCTGCAGAAACTCGGAAATGACTCCAAGAATAAAACcagtactgaacacacagacaagtgCTCTTTGGGATGTACAGCCCTGATGTGCCACAGCAAAGTTAAATTAGGTGCTTATATATAGAGATAAACTGATATTGCTGTTGGCTACTTGAAACCAAATGAACAGAATATAACAGAAACCATACCATTGTGTCTCTTCGTACAGACAGGCCACCAGGATCCTCCCTGTGTGGTTGCAGACCCAGGCTGACAGAACCAGCAGAACGAGACCCACATAACCTGACTGGACCAGAGCAAAAGGTAAACCCAACACAAAGATAccctgagggaggagagagagagagaaggaaagaaagagcacAGATGGGCAGGTTTAAGATGGCAGTGAGGAAGATAAGAAATGACAAGAGACCAAGACCCCATTGAAAAAACTGCctcaaaaacactttttgggGCGCCCTAGTTGAGTGGTTAAGACACAGACCATGTAACCATTTTGAGAAACATAAGATAAAATATTACTGCTTTAAAATTGAGGTATGGTAGTTTCTGTAAAGAAAGGACAAAGAATATAGTACACATTAGACCTCTAAGTCAAACAATCTCCACATACTGCTGATTTTATACAGTTAAAACTTGTTTCCATAAGAAATAATCACTGAAAATTGTTTAAATGTtgcaagaaaagaggaaaggaaagaaggaggacTGTTGAAGAGAGAAattaaagagaaaagacaagacaggagcGTTCATGGTTGGAAGATGAGGAGGCGAGAGGAGAGTTTTGGCCCGATGCCTGGAGAGTTCGAGGATGCAGGAGACCAGCAGGAGCAGAAGGAAGAGGAGTGTCGAGCTTTGGCCCATCACCGAGGGGAAAACGCCAGTGACTGCCAGAGATagtggagagaagggaggggtTGAGTGGAAGAAGgcaagaaaagaagaaggcagaggagagaag
The DNA window shown above is from Enoplosus armatus isolate fEnoArm2 chromosome 19, fEnoArm2.hap1, whole genome shotgun sequence and carries:
- the LOC139302649 gene encoding vesicular inhibitory amino acid transporter-like gives rise to the protein MVSQKTSEGRRAELDRSFGPVHNCSMAPPAALHNPTHSGAKLKQPGRCQSSSPQTLRPPEAGRLTLQTAWLKMGSPHRARSSGQPWSAAGSLWGWAASRLHLDWTTRFFQEDEEMLMLTHSDELNRTYCEDNRLPFDNITKRNNSSSDDTRRNRASFRGNSRSLAERDNPTLREGPESPAFKDTRATVISTGPSTITITSAVSTEDSLWFKNTRSYGKGRRSSEMQADKMGSNSEENPGFNQKQDNKRRSYRLAGNMQKLRPSEDGEEKKDREETVEGTSQFCTSLEEERATMSLANPVQSPNTGTTGLNPTATITAWEAGWNVTNAIQGIFVLGLPFALVQSGYVGLVLLVLSAWVCNHTGRILVACLYEETQCGGPGSVSKARVRHSYQDIVEACCKGLWPNWPGLGGWMVNVAQVIELLMTCTLYLVVSTSLLSDSLSAMAVPRSVCSLVSLLFLLPCLLLTDLRPVSTLSLLCSLAHILISLLVMLYCLSRASSWSWSSLSLSVDPEDFLVSVGVIIFSYTSQIFLPPLEGSMEDRGQFNAMLAWTHGAACIMKTMFSLLAVLTWGAETSEVITDNLPSDLRPLVNLCLLAKALLSYPLPFYSAAEILQTCLLGDAVVSSYTKRGGRGVSCPALLVRGALLMTSYLLALLVPRFSLLMGLTGSVTGAAMTLILPCLFHLRLQWGRLTVRERLIDVCILSLGVICSVSGVICSVKRLVEGL